Proteins from a single region of Phycisphaeraceae bacterium D3-23:
- a CDS encoding glycosyltransferase family 4 protein, producing the protein MPTPQHQLDVLFVSENPLWPMDQGYRVHGANMAKTLAQHGLKVGLATINTAQEKTPGWMQELSIDWPAAGATDIKRFALGWSGKLMGLRDRLAGHQDLHAHQLAGVLPLVEQTRPRAIVALGPHGPAILRGLAWAYPKLPRVWYAADEPAGFQLSMLRREGITALPHRARLASVFALMQIAFNRGNKAHRASAVIGVSPRDTRWLGRLGGCQAANIPNGVDTDYFHPDHTLRVPRTCVFWGNLSFEPNVDAVRWFAIKVWKNAVYRWPDATWTIVGRSPKPEVYELADLPGVEVVANASDIRPHVLSSGAAVMPMRCGRGIKNKLLEAAAMGMPILASPRAQTGLVFGAQPAPMMTCKGASTWVDALDKVWHAPARARALGEAAREWVLERHTWGGAAMQMHGLLQSVAPSEDIYPPTQTTPHTTRASQPTKQRKAA; encoded by the coding sequence ATGCCGACACCGCAACACCAACTCGACGTACTCTTTGTCAGCGAGAACCCGCTCTGGCCCATGGACCAGGGCTACCGCGTCCACGGCGCGAACATGGCCAAGACCCTCGCCCAGCACGGGCTCAAGGTCGGCCTCGCGACCATCAATACGGCCCAAGAAAAAACACCCGGGTGGATGCAGGAACTCTCGATCGACTGGCCCGCCGCCGGCGCGACCGACATCAAGCGCTTCGCGCTGGGCTGGTCGGGCAAGCTCATGGGGCTCCGCGACCGGCTCGCCGGGCACCAGGACCTGCACGCCCACCAGCTCGCAGGCGTCTTGCCGCTCGTCGAACAGACCCGTCCACGCGCGATCGTCGCGCTCGGGCCCCACGGCCCCGCGATCCTGCGCGGGCTCGCCTGGGCCTACCCCAAGCTCCCGCGCGTCTGGTACGCCGCCGACGAACCCGCCGGGTTCCAGCTTTCCATGCTCCGCCGCGAGGGCATCACCGCCCTGCCGCACCGCGCCCGGCTCGCGTCCGTCTTCGCGCTGATGCAGATCGCCTTCAACCGCGGCAACAAAGCGCACCGCGCCTCCGCCGTCATCGGCGTTAGCCCGCGCGACACCCGATGGCTGGGCCGGCTCGGCGGGTGCCAGGCCGCCAATATCCCCAACGGTGTCGATACCGACTACTTCCACCCCGACCACACGCTCCGCGTCCCGCGCACCTGCGTCTTCTGGGGCAACCTGTCGTTCGAGCCCAACGTCGATGCCGTCCGCTGGTTCGCGATCAAGGTCTGGAAAAACGCCGTCTACCGCTGGCCCGACGCGACGTGGACGATCGTCGGCCGGTCGCCCAAGCCCGAGGTGTATGAGCTCGCCGACCTACCCGGTGTCGAAGTCGTCGCCAACGCCAGCGATATCCGCCCGCATGTGCTTTCGAGCGGCGCTGCCGTGATGCCGATGCGCTGCGGCCGGGGGATCAAGAACAAGCTGCTCGAAGCCGCAGCGATGGGGATGCCGATCCTCGCGTCGCCCCGTGCGCAGACCGGGCTCGTCTTCGGCGCACAGCCGGCTCCGATGATGACCTGCAAGGGTGCATCGACCTGGGTCGACGCGCTCGACAAGGTCTGGCACGCCCCGGCCCGCGCCCGAGCGCTGGGCGAGGCCGCCCGCGAGTGGGTCCTCGAACGCCACACCTGGGGTGGCGCGGCGATGCAGATGCACGGGCTCCTCCAGAGCGTCGCGCCGAGCGAAGACATCTACCCGCCAACGCAGACGACACCGCATACGACGCGCGCCTCGCAGCCAACGAAACAACGCAAGGCCGCGTAA
- a CDS encoding VCBS repeat-containing protein, whose protein sequence is MTTRRLLLSALTMACAGAAGLASAVDFADPVRMEAGGEPIKVEAPGYAAPCWADVDNDGDKDLLVGQFNSGKIHVFRNHGDGTLAAGEFLEAEGEVAIVSGVW, encoded by the coding sequence ATGACTACCCGACGTCTCCTGTTATCCGCACTTACGATGGCCTGTGCCGGTGCCGCCGGCTTGGCCAGCGCCGTTGACTTCGCCGACCCCGTCCGTATGGAAGCCGGCGGCGAGCCGATCAAGGTCGAAGCGCCCGGCTACGCCGCGCCTTGCTGGGCCGATGTCGATAACGACGGTGACAAAGACCTCCTCGTGGGTCAGTTCAACAGCGGCAAGATCCACGTCTTCCGAAACCACGGCGACGGCACTCTCGCGGCAGGCGAGTTCCTCGAAGCCGAGGGCGAAGTCGCCATCGTCTCGGGCGTATGGTGA
- a CDS encoding FG-GAP-like repeat-containing protein, whose amino-acid sequence MDLNNDGFNDILSGSYSWDNRELGMAGTFQVLYGEDDGTFKKPINLTGSDDNVLIIPATQENVIEKICTRPTATDWDGDGNTDLIVGNFAGSFYVFKGDADGNFYPEPEQVKVDGEPLMVPGMHSDPFVIDWDGDGDMDLLSGSAQGGVFFAENTAGAGTTPELKAFEQVIEPAGYAQAGAGPTPTAPAGSTRIWIDDVDGDGKFDLLVGDSARVVSYPEGMTQEESQARQAEWDETTQQIIAEMQALQADPQSEAYQEVMQRYQAHYQSRSEFILEESTGFVWLYVQQ is encoded by the coding sequence GTGGACCTGAACAACGACGGCTTCAACGACATCCTCTCGGGCAGCTACTCCTGGGACAACCGTGAACTCGGCATGGCCGGCACCTTCCAGGTGCTCTACGGCGAGGACGACGGCACGTTCAAGAAGCCGATCAACCTCACCGGCTCCGACGACAACGTGCTCATCATCCCCGCGACACAAGAGAACGTCATCGAGAAGATCTGCACCCGCCCCACCGCGACCGACTGGGACGGCGACGGCAACACCGACCTCATCGTCGGCAACTTCGCCGGCAGCTTCTATGTCTTCAAGGGTGATGCCGACGGCAACTTCTACCCCGAGCCCGAACAGGTCAAGGTCGATGGCGAGCCGCTCATGGTCCCGGGCATGCACAGCGACCCGTTCGTGATCGACTGGGACGGCGATGGTGATATGGACCTGCTCAGCGGCTCGGCCCAGGGCGGCGTCTTCTTCGCCGAAAACACCGCGGGTGCCGGCACGACACCAGAACTCAAGGCCTTCGAGCAGGTCATCGAGCCCGCCGGCTACGCACAGGCCGGGGCAGGCCCGACCCCCACCGCGCCCGCCGGCTCAACCCGCATCTGGATCGACGATGTCGACGGCGACGGCAAGTTCGACCTCCTGGTCGGCGACTCGGCCCGTGTCGTCAGCTACCCCGAAGGCATGACCCAGGAAGAGTCCCAGGCCCGCCAGGCCGAGTGGGATGAAACGACCCAGCAAATCATCGCCGAGATGCAGGCACTCCAGGCCGACCCACAAAGCGAGGCGTACCAGGAAGTCATGCAGCGCTACCAAGCCCACTACCAGAGCCGCTCCGAGTTCATCCTCGAAGAAAGCACCGGCTTCGTCTGGCTATACGTCCAGCAGTAG
- a CDS encoding YbaB/EbfC family nucleoid-associated protein: protein MFDNLKNLKELAGMMGNLGEMKTKLEEAQEALAHKTAQGEAGAGAVRVVLNGKFEVQSVTIDPAMVGALAGVGSDADREMVEELLAAAFNDAVLKVQELMKDSLGDVTGGLNLPGM from the coding sequence ATGTTCGATAACTTGAAGAACCTTAAAGAACTCGCGGGGATGATGGGGAACCTCGGTGAGATGAAGACGAAGCTCGAAGAGGCGCAGGAAGCGCTCGCGCACAAGACCGCGCAGGGCGAGGCCGGCGCGGGCGCGGTGCGGGTCGTCTTGAACGGCAAGTTCGAGGTCCAGTCGGTGACGATCGACCCAGCGATGGTCGGCGCGCTGGCGGGTGTGGGTAGCGACGCCGACCGCGAGATGGTTGAGGAGCTGCTGGCTGCGGCGTTCAATGATGCGGTGCTGAAGGTGCAGGAGTTGATGAAGGACTCGCTGGGGGATGTGACCGGCGGGCTGAATCTGCCGGGGATGTGA
- the dnaX gene encoding DNA polymerase III subunit gamma/tau — protein MAYTVLARRYRSQAFGDVVGQGAIADTLKNAIRSGRVAHAYLFTGTRGVGKTSMARLFARALNAPDTVEDAPKPDNDDHEYPAPDVQQRMADAIMRGDDLNVIELDGASNRGIDDARDIIAKAGLSPTDNARYKVYIIDEVHQLTKDAFNALLKIMEEPPSHVKFILATTEPHKIPATIHSRCQRFDFKNIPTAQIKQHLANVLKGEKIEAEDEVLYQVAVLGNGSMRDALSLMDRLAASEERPLTGTLLENMLGLPPRERVVALVDALADGDIANTLDQTETLLASGIGQEQVIDVLVERLRQLMLIAACGADSELVELSPEARTKAAEQAKRFDAPGLVHMIALCEGLSSSGKRSSNPRALLDATMVRLALAEKMADVAALLAGGLPPAQEKKKLTGSPAPPSQDNYAPPARTQPSQATDRPREGDPAPSRSADAAPEPTITSAVDLSDPQGVWKALHDRVASASSFAWVDKLQLVKLDTESGVCLLEPRSGQRDIAAFAGQRQRDRLAMELTKLTSKRFRVELTEPANPNAAQPTDSAGSSSQLDRQKAMGLPLVRDVLDAFPDAVLVDTRKQNKPEGN, from the coding sequence ATGGCCTACACCGTCCTAGCCCGACGCTACCGCAGCCAGGCCTTCGGCGACGTCGTCGGCCAGGGCGCGATCGCCGACACCCTCAAAAACGCCATCCGCTCGGGCCGTGTCGCCCACGCCTACCTCTTCACCGGCACCCGCGGGGTGGGCAAGACGTCCATGGCCCGGCTCTTCGCCCGCGCGCTCAACGCGCCTGATACCGTCGAAGACGCGCCCAAGCCCGACAACGACGACCACGAGTACCCCGCCCCCGACGTCCAGCAGCGCATGGCCGACGCCATCATGCGCGGCGACGACCTCAACGTCATCGAGCTCGACGGCGCGAGCAATCGCGGCATTGATGACGCACGGGACATCATCGCCAAGGCCGGGCTCAGCCCGACCGACAACGCGCGGTACAAGGTCTACATCATCGACGAGGTCCACCAGCTCACCAAGGACGCTTTCAATGCGCTCCTGAAGATCATGGAGGAGCCGCCGTCGCACGTGAAATTCATCCTCGCGACGACCGAGCCGCACAAGATCCCCGCGACGATCCACTCGCGCTGCCAGCGGTTCGACTTTAAGAACATCCCGACGGCGCAGATCAAGCAGCACCTGGCCAACGTCTTGAAGGGCGAGAAGATCGAGGCGGAGGACGAGGTGCTCTACCAGGTCGCGGTGCTGGGCAACGGCTCGATGCGCGATGCGCTGTCGCTGATGGATCGGCTCGCCGCGTCCGAAGAACGCCCGCTGACCGGCACGCTTCTCGAGAACATGCTCGGGCTCCCGCCGCGCGAGCGCGTGGTCGCGCTCGTCGATGCGCTGGCCGACGGCGACATCGCCAACACGCTGGACCAGACCGAGACGCTGCTCGCCTCGGGCATCGGCCAGGAGCAGGTGATCGATGTGCTGGTTGAGCGCCTGCGCCAACTGATGCTCATCGCGGCTTGCGGCGCAGACTCCGAACTCGTCGAGCTCTCGCCCGAAGCGCGCACCAAGGCCGCCGAGCAGGCGAAGCGATTCGATGCGCCGGGCCTGGTCCATATGATCGCGCTGTGCGAGGGGCTCAGCAGCAGCGGGAAACGCTCTTCCAACCCGCGTGCGCTGCTGGATGCGACGATGGTTCGGCTGGCGCTGGCGGAGAAGATGGCGGACGTCGCGGCGCTGCTCGCGGGCGGCCTGCCCCCGGCGCAAGAAAAAAAAAAGCTAACGGGTAGCCCGGCCCCGCCGTCACAGGACAACTACGCGCCGCCCGCCCGCACCCAGCCATCGCAGGCCACCGATCGCCCGCGTGAAGGCGATCCCGCACCGTCACGATCAGCGGATGCAGCGCCCGAGCCGACGATCACCTCGGCCGTCGACCTGTCCGACCCACAGGGCGTCTGGAAAGCGCTGCACGATCGCGTCGCCTCGGCCTCATCATTCGCCTGGGTCGATAAGCTCCAGCTGGTCAAGCTCGATACCGAGTCGGGCGTCTGCCTGCTCGAACCGCGCAGCGGCCAACGCGACATCGCCGCGTTTGCCGGGCAACGCCAGCGCGACCGGCTGGCGATGGAGCTCACCAAGCTCACCTCCAAACGCTTCCGCGTCGAGCTCACCGAGCCCGCTAACCCCAACGCGGCGCAGCCCACCGACAGTGCCGGCTCATCGTCGCAGCTGGACCGGCAAAAGGCGATGGGGCTCCCGCTCGTGCGCGACGTGCTCGACGCCTTCCCCGACGCCGTGCTTGTCGATACCCGTAAACAGAACAAGCCGGAAGGCAACTGA
- the sucD gene encoding succinate--CoA ligase subunit alpha yields the protein MSILVDKNTKVICQGITGSAGAFHTKGCLDYGTQMVGGVTPGKGGQKDENGLPIFNTVAEAVDATGANATMIFVPPPFAADAVLEAADAGIAMVVCITEHVPVLDMMRVTKQLAQPRYDGVTLLGPNCPGIITPGAPGQGCKIGIMPGYIHTPASESKSGKSVGIISRSGTLTYEAVWQTGNHGMGQTTCIGIGGDPVRGLNFIDLLAMFQDDPETDGIVMIGEIGGTDEEAAADYIKTNVTKPVTVFIAGQTAPPGRRMGHAGAIISGGEGTAASKIDALKDAGCHISMSPADLGKTMAKALGVEAAAV from the coding sequence ATGAGCATCCTCGTCGACAAAAACACCAAGGTCATCTGCCAGGGCATCACCGGCTCGGCCGGGGCGTTCCACACCAAGGGCTGCCTCGACTACGGCACGCAGATGGTCGGCGGCGTCACGCCCGGCAAGGGCGGGCAGAAGGACGAGAACGGCTTGCCGATCTTCAACACCGTCGCCGAGGCCGTGGATGCCACTGGCGCGAACGCGACGATGATCTTTGTGCCCCCGCCGTTCGCGGCCGACGCTGTTCTCGAAGCGGCCGACGCGGGCATCGCGATGGTCGTCTGCATCACCGAGCATGTCCCCGTGCTCGACATGATGCGCGTCACTAAACAGCTCGCGCAGCCCAGGTACGACGGCGTCACGCTGCTGGGCCCCAACTGCCCGGGCATCATCACGCCCGGTGCCCCCGGCCAGGGATGCAAGATCGGGATCATGCCCGGCTACATCCATACCCCGGCGAGCGAGAGCAAGTCCGGCAAGAGCGTCGGGATCATCTCGCGCTCGGGCACACTCACCTACGAGGCCGTGTGGCAGACGGGCAACCACGGCATGGGCCAGACCACCTGCATCGGCATCGGCGGCGACCCGGTACGCGGGCTCAACTTCATCGACCTGCTTGCGATGTTCCAGGACGACCCCGAGACCGACGGCATCGTGATGATCGGCGAGATCGGCGGCACCGACGAAGAGGCCGCGGCCGACTACATCAAGACGAACGTCACCAAGCCCGTCACCGTCTTCATCGCGGGCCAGACCGCGCCGCCCGGCCGCCGGATGGGCCACGCCGGGGCAATCATCTCCGGGGGCGAAGGCACCGCCGCGTCGAAGATTGATGCGCTCAAGGATGCGGGCTGCCACATCAGCATGTCACCCGCCGACCTGGGCAAGACGATGGCGAAGGCACTGGGTGTCGAGGCCGCGGCGGTTTGA
- the queF gene encoding preQ(1) synthase: MPDTTLLECFENPNPGRDYVIEHIAEEFTSVCPKTGHPDFAQVTVQFVPDQTCVELKSLKLYFQSFRNEGIFYEAVTNRIADDLQAVMQPRWMLIQTDWTGRGGIRSVIRVEVGQVPGSAPLEDGYDDDEDYDPPGGGRPPGF, encoded by the coding sequence ATGCCTGACACCACCCTGCTTGAGTGCTTCGAGAACCCCAACCCGGGGCGCGACTATGTCATCGAGCATATCGCCGAGGAGTTCACCAGCGTCTGCCCCAAGACCGGCCACCCCGACTTCGCCCAGGTGACGGTGCAGTTCGTCCCGGACCAGACCTGCGTCGAGCTCAAGTCGCTCAAGCTGTACTTCCAGAGCTTCCGCAACGAGGGCATCTTCTACGAGGCCGTGACGAATCGGATCGCCGACGACCTCCAGGCCGTGATGCAGCCGCGATGGATGCTGATCCAGACCGACTGGACCGGCCGGGGCGGGATCCGCTCGGTCATCCGCGTCGAGGTCGGCCAGGTGCCCGGCAGCGCCCCGCTCGAAGACGGCTACGACGACGACGAGGACTACGACCCCCCCGGCGGCGGCCGGCCGCCGGGGTTCTAA
- the gatC gene encoding Asp-tRNA(Asn)/Glu-tRNA(Gln) amidotransferase subunit GatC, whose protein sequence is MPQPAISEDDVRHAAKLSRLALTDGQVHQYTDQLANILGYIQKLNELDIAGIEPMPHALDQHNVLRDDNETPGLDPDDALANAPDREGPFFKVPKVLGDGGGA, encoded by the coding sequence ATGCCACAGCCCGCCATCTCCGAAGACGACGTCCGCCACGCCGCCAAGCTCAGCCGCCTCGCGCTCACCGACGGCCAGGTCCACCAATACACCGACCAGCTCGCCAATATCCTCGGCTACATCCAGAAGCTCAACGAGCTCGATATCGCAGGCATCGAGCCCATGCCTCACGCCCTGGACCAGCACAACGTCCTCCGCGACGACAACGAGACGCCCGGCCTGGACCCCGACGACGCCCTGGCCAACGCCCCCGACCGCGAGGGCCCGTTCTTCAAGGTCCCCAAGGTCCTGGGCGACGGCGGCGGGGCCTAG
- the gatA gene encoding Asp-tRNA(Asn)/Glu-tRNA(Gln) amidotransferase subunit GatA: MDPTQTTLIELRDAIAGKQCSAQEATRAYLDRIDTHNESLNAFRDRMTDYALDRAKAVDEGRVTGKLAGVPIAIKDCMCHTEGTTACSSRMLEHYRSPFVATAVRKLEDEGAVILGKTNMDEFAMGSSTENSAFGVSRNPWDMSRVPGGSSGGSTAAMAADLAAGALGSDTGGSIRQPAAITGLVGFKPTYGRISRSGLIAFASSLDQIGPVTHTLADSALLCQVMFGKDPLDSTSADVAVDDDLYDVDGDVVIEAIDGKLRIGIASQYLDESANHPAVTAAFNEALEVYKAQGAEIVEIDLPHTEYGIPCYYIVATAECSSNLARYDGVHYGHRTSVPAPQGDNAIQHMMSHSRAEGFGDEVKRRIMLGTYALSSGYYDAYYDRALKTRRLIARDFNEAFDKCDAILCPTTTGPAFKIGDKADDPLAMYMNDIYTVTTNLAGIAGVSVPAGFAEEDGRKLPVGVQLIANAFDEKRLLRIARLYERETEHWKQRPAL; this comes from the coding sequence ATGGACCCCACCCAAACCACCCTCATCGAACTCCGCGACGCGATCGCCGGCAAGCAATGCTCGGCCCAGGAAGCCACCCGCGCCTACCTCGACCGGATCGACACCCACAACGAATCGCTCAACGCCTTCCGCGACCGCATGACCGACTACGCCCTGGACCGCGCCAAAGCCGTGGACGAAGGCCGAGTCACCGGCAAGCTCGCCGGCGTGCCGATCGCGATCAAGGACTGTATGTGCCACACCGAGGGCACGACCGCCTGCTCGTCGAGGATGCTCGAGCACTACCGCTCGCCGTTCGTCGCGACCGCCGTGCGCAAGCTCGAAGACGAGGGCGCGGTGATCCTCGGCAAGACGAACATGGACGAATTCGCCATGGGCTCATCCACCGAGAACTCCGCCTTCGGCGTGTCGCGCAACCCGTGGGACATGAGCCGCGTACCGGGCGGGTCGTCGGGCGGGTCCACTGCGGCGATGGCCGCCGACCTCGCGGCCGGGGCGCTGGGCTCCGACACCGGCGGGTCGATCCGCCAGCCCGCGGCGATCACCGGGCTCGTCGGGTTCAAGCCGACCTACGGCCGGATCTCCCGCAGCGGGCTCATCGCGTTCGCCAGCTCGCTCGACCAGATCGGGCCCGTCACCCACACCCTCGCCGACAGCGCGCTGCTGTGCCAGGTCATGTTCGGCAAGGACCCGCTCGACTCGACCAGCGCGGACGTCGCAGTTGATGACGACTTGTACGACGTCGATGGCGATGTCGTAATCGAAGCGATCGACGGCAAGCTCCGCATCGGCATCGCGTCACAGTACCTCGACGAGAGCGCGAACCACCCGGCCGTCACCGCCGCGTTCAACGAAGCGCTCGAGGTCTACAAAGCCCAAGGCGCGGAGATCGTCGAGATCGACCTGCCCCACACCGAGTACGGCATCCCGTGCTACTACATCGTCGCCACCGCCGAGTGCTCCTCTAACCTCGCCCGCTACGACGGCGTGCACTACGGCCACCGCACGAGCGTCCCCGCGCCCCAAGGCGACAACGCCATCCAGCACATGATGTCCCACTCCCGCGCCGAGGGCTTCGGCGACGAGGTCAAACGCCGCATCATGCTCGGCACCTACGCCCTGTCGTCCGGGTACTACGACGCCTACTACGACCGCGCGCTCAAGACCCGACGCCTCATCGCACGCGACTTCAACGAGGCGTTCGACAAGTGCGACGCGATCCTCTGCCCCACCACCACGGGACCGGCGTTCAAGATCGGCGACAAGGCCGACGACCCCCTCGCCATGTACATGAACGACATCTACACCGTCACCACCAACCTCGCGGGCATCGCCGGCGTCTCCGTCCCCGCTGGGTTCGCCGAGGAAGACGGCAGGAAGCTCCCCGTCGGTGTCCAGCTCATCGCCAACGCATTCGACGAAAAACGCCTCCTCCGCATCGCCCGCCTCTACGAACGCGAGACCGAGCACTGGAAACAACGGCCGGCACTGTAG
- a CDS encoding ROK family protein, protein MPKSSRYLGIDLGGTNIQAAVYEPGKKGEGEVVVRDSTKTHATEGSKAVIDRIVKLCDKLLDKAEMKRKDIAGLGIGAPGAIDIDKGIVLRAPNLDWSDFPLAKVLGKEFDFPVVVDNDVNVGAWGEYSAGAGKDFGDQMAIFVGTGIGAGLVLNGKLYHGPRFTAGEIGHTVIEGSGILGRRTVENMASRSNMVRRLTVLIQSNRPSIVPDLVEGDLTRIRSKILAQAQKEGDELTLEVIADAARYVGMAIASAVTLLSLDCVVVGGGATEALGKPWMKQVNQAFKRHVFPEELRDVPVIAGTLDDNAGPIGAALLAQQKID, encoded by the coding sequence ATGCCCAAATCCTCCCGCTACCTCGGCATCGACCTCGGCGGCACGAACATCCAGGCCGCCGTCTATGAGCCGGGCAAGAAAGGCGAAGGCGAGGTCGTCGTCCGCGACAGCACGAAGACCCACGCGACCGAGGGGTCCAAGGCCGTCATCGACCGCATCGTCAAGCTCTGCGACAAGCTGCTCGACAAGGCCGAGATGAAACGCAAGGACATCGCGGGACTGGGCATCGGCGCGCCCGGCGCGATCGACATCGACAAGGGCATCGTCCTCCGCGCACCCAACCTCGACTGGAGCGACTTCCCGCTGGCCAAGGTGCTGGGTAAGGAGTTCGACTTTCCGGTCGTGGTGGACAACGACGTCAACGTCGGCGCCTGGGGCGAGTACAGCGCCGGGGCCGGCAAGGACTTCGGCGACCAGATGGCGATCTTCGTCGGCACGGGCATCGGCGCGGGGCTCGTCCTCAACGGTAAGCTCTACCACGGCCCGCGCTTCACGGCGGGCGAGATCGGCCACACCGTCATCGAGGGCTCGGGGATCCTCGGCCGCCGCACCGTCGAGAACATGGCCAGCCGATCCAACATGGTCCGCCGACTCACCGTGCTGATCCAGAGCAACCGCCCGTCGATCGTGCCCGACCTGGTCGAGGGCGACCTCACCCGCATCCGCTCCAAGATCCTCGCGCAGGCGCAGAAGGAAGGCGACGAGCTCACGCTCGAGGTGATTGCCGACGCCGCCCGCTACGTCGGTATGGCGATCGCCAGCGCCGTCACCCTGCTCTCGCTCGACTGCGTCGTCGTCGGCGGCGGCGCGACCGAGGCGCTGGGCAAGCCCTGGATGAAACAGGTCAACCAAGCCTTCAAGCGACATGTTTTCCCCGAAGAATTACGCGACGTCCCCGTCATCGCCGGTACTCTCGACGATAACGCGGGCCCGATCGGCGCGGCCTTGCTTGCCCAGCAAAAGATCGATTAG
- a CDS encoding secondary thiamine-phosphate synthase enzyme YjbQ, with protein MNRLTFDTQQHNQMVEITHAVREAIQEDGVMDGWVEVFVPHTTAGITINENADPDVVHDMLKRLEKMVPWNEDFDKHGEGNSAAHVKASMMGSSVRVKVRNRDMQLGRWQGIWLCEFDGPRARQVWVEAGPKVDRS; from the coding sequence ATGAACAGATTGACTTTCGACACCCAGCAGCACAACCAGATGGTAGAGATCACCCACGCGGTGCGTGAGGCGATCCAGGAGGACGGCGTGATGGACGGCTGGGTCGAGGTGTTTGTGCCACATACGACGGCGGGCATCACGATCAACGAGAACGCCGACCCGGACGTGGTCCACGACATGCTCAAGCGGTTGGAAAAGATGGTGCCTTGGAACGAAGACTTTGATAAGCACGGCGAGGGCAACAGCGCCGCACACGTCAAGGCGTCGATGATGGGCAGCAGCGTGCGTGTGAAGGTCCGCAACCGCGACATGCAGTTGGGCCGGTGGCAGGGGATCTGGCTCTGCGAGTTTGATGGCCCGCGCGCGCGGCAGGTGTGGGTCGAGGCGGGGCCGAAGGTCGACCGTAGCTGA
- a CDS encoding sugar phosphate isomerase/epimerase, whose translation MTLTLSAFADEAADAGDAQIAALQRAGIGHIDLRSVAGVNICDLPVEDANALKAQLDNAGIRVGMYGSPIGKTDLDDDLQIELDRLDHLAQLQEVFEANAVRMFSFYDKSQRETSERERLTLDRLAALRGRASVLGLKLYHENETDVFGDHPDDVLKLAALRDDASFGLIYDFANYLRTGAEPMATWKQLGPVTDALHFKDQTRSGDHVPMGQGDTCCPAILAQAVASGWSGPCTLEPHLYMSEAVRATNVHGQGDPALAKLSRGDIFQVAAEAVQALIAEAGRRAE comes from the coding sequence ATGACGCTGACCCTGAGCGCCTTTGCCGACGAAGCCGCCGATGCAGGCGATGCCCAGATCGCCGCGCTCCAGCGTGCGGGGATCGGCCACATCGACCTGCGCAGCGTCGCCGGCGTCAACATCTGCGACCTGCCGGTGGAGGATGCCAATGCACTCAAGGCGCAGCTTGATAACGCCGGCATTCGGGTTGGTATGTACGGCTCGCCGATCGGCAAGACCGACCTCGACGACGACCTACAGATCGAACTGGATCGGCTTGACCACCTCGCGCAATTGCAAGAAGTGTTCGAGGCGAATGCCGTGCGGATGTTCAGCTTCTACGATAAGTCGCAGCGCGAAACCAGCGAGCGCGAACGGCTGACGCTCGACCGGCTGGCGGCACTCCGCGGCCGCGCGTCTGTGCTGGGGCTCAAGCTCTACCACGAGAACGAGACCGATGTCTTCGGCGACCACCCCGACGATGTGCTAAAGCTGGCGGCGCTGCGCGACGACGCGTCGTTTGGCTTGATCTACGACTTTGCGAACTATCTGCGCACCGGGGCCGAGCCGATGGCGACCTGGAAGCAGCTTGGCCCGGTGACAGACGCGCTGCACTTCAAAGACCAGACGCGAAGCGGCGACCACGTCCCGATGGGGCAAGGCGATACGTGCTGCCCGGCGATCCTGGCCCAGGCGGTCGCTTCGGGCTGGTCGGGGCCCTGCACGCTCGAGCCGCACCTGTACATGTCCGAGGCCGTGCGCGCGACGAACGTCCACGGCCAAGGCGACCCGGCCCTCGCCAAGCTCTCGCGCGGAGACATCTTCCAGGTCGCCGCCGAGGCGGTGCAAGCGTTGATCGCAGAGGCGGGACGACGCGCCGAATAG